Proteins encoded in a region of the Paenibacillus sp. E222 genome:
- a CDS encoding YifB family Mg chelatase-like AAA ATPase has protein sequence MYGKLHSACLYGIDGVLIEVETDLSNGLPQTSIIGLPDSAIREAVERVRAAIKNCGYQYPLQRITINLAPADLRKEGSSFDLAIAIGLLTTSGQLVLPAQERTLVVGELALDGSVRSVPGILSMVDLAKRQGFTSVLLPADNLEEASLIRGIRVYGIRHLQDIVPEQETNSKNKEGRLQNTRPVVLKNYTHLSALNPNVGDMERREGPMRSPSLDDDYSDVLGQHHVKRALLIAAAGMHNILLVGPPGTGKTMLIKRLPTILPPLSEDEALEVTKVLSAAGKLKDTSNGLIADRPFRSPHHTISTSGLIGGGGIPKPGEVSLAHRGILFLDELPEFQRQVLEVLRQPLEDRKVTISRARAAFTFPAQFMLACSMNPCPCGYLSAQSEDQRCICSPARVAAYRAKISGPLLDRIDLQVEVPPPGEWRKAGASPSSAEMQSKVIHAHHIQAARYANRSVRWNSQLSGTLLRRTIRLPEEADQLLQRTLQTLNLSMRAHDRIIKMAQTIADLDHDGVILTAHVAEAIQYRQLDLNLF, from the coding sequence ATGTACGGAAAACTGCATAGTGCCTGTTTATATGGAATTGACGGCGTTTTGATTGAAGTGGAAACAGATTTGTCGAATGGTCTACCCCAGACGTCTATTATCGGATTGCCGGATTCGGCTATTCGTGAAGCGGTTGAACGCGTTCGTGCCGCTATAAAAAACTGTGGCTATCAGTATCCGCTGCAGCGGATTACGATTAATCTGGCTCCTGCCGATTTGCGAAAGGAAGGATCTTCTTTCGATCTTGCCATTGCTATTGGTTTACTGACAACAAGTGGTCAGCTGGTACTTCCTGCACAGGAACGGACATTGGTGGTGGGTGAGCTGGCATTGGACGGTTCAGTGAGATCTGTGCCTGGTATTTTGTCCATGGTCGATTTGGCGAAACGGCAAGGCTTTACCTCTGTTCTTCTGCCCGCCGATAATCTGGAAGAGGCTTCGTTGATTCGGGGTATACGGGTATATGGCATTCGTCATTTGCAAGATATCGTACCTGAACAGGAAACGAATTCAAAGAACAAGGAAGGACGGCTACAGAATACCAGGCCTGTTGTTTTAAAAAATTACACCCATCTGTCTGCTCTGAATCCCAATGTCGGTGATATGGAGCGACGTGAGGGTCCAATGCGATCTCCGTCGTTGGACGATGATTATAGTGATGTTTTGGGACAGCATCATGTGAAGCGTGCACTCCTGATTGCCGCAGCAGGCATGCACAATATTTTGCTCGTCGGACCACCAGGAACAGGGAAAACCATGTTAATTAAACGACTGCCTACAATTCTCCCACCGTTGTCCGAAGACGAAGCGCTGGAAGTCACCAAAGTGTTAAGTGCTGCTGGCAAGCTTAAAGATACCTCGAATGGTCTCATCGCGGACAGACCCTTTCGCTCTCCACACCATACGATCTCCACTTCAGGTCTAATTGGAGGCGGCGGCATCCCCAAACCGGGCGAGGTAAGTCTTGCTCACCGGGGGATATTGTTTCTGGATGAGCTGCCTGAGTTTCAGCGGCAAGTCCTAGAAGTGTTAAGACAACCATTGGAGGATCGTAAAGTCACCATTAGCCGGGCAAGAGCTGCCTTCACATTTCCAGCACAATTTATGCTCGCCTGCTCTATGAATCCCTGTCCTTGCGGATATCTCTCTGCCCAATCGGAGGATCAGCGCTGTATATGCAGTCCTGCTCGTGTTGCCGCCTACCGTGCCAAAATCTCGGGACCTCTGCTAGATCGCATCGACCTTCAGGTCGAAGTTCCTCCCCCAGGCGAGTGGCGCAAGGCAGGCGCTTCTCCTTCATCTGCGGAAATGCAGTCCAAAGTCATTCATGCTCATCATATTCAGGCCGCACGATATGCGAATCGTTCTGTTCGCTGGAACAGCCAGCTATCAGGTACCCTTCTGCGTCGAACGATCCGTCTGCCTGAAGAAGCTGACCAACTGCTTCAGCGGACACTGCAAACACTGAATCTGAGCATGCGTGCACATGATCGAATTATTAAGATGGCCCAGACAATCGCAGACTTGGATCATGATGGCGTCATTTTGACAGCTCATGTGGCTGAGGCGATTCAGTATCGTCAACTGGATTTGAATTTATTTTGA
- a CDS encoding nitroreductase: MSKSTQTGNVVREAIQNRRTVKKFKKEAVPTQQIIDLLDTAVWAPNHKLREPWRFLLFSGNGLNKLADAIDAEMGEDNKFSANIKQVPSVMLVVMEEDPRQNIWDEDFAAVSALVQNFLLAAWSEDIGTFWVTKPFLYGPKFRKSLGIQAGEKIIGMVYMGYPEVIPSAKERTPAKDKLTIFE, from the coding sequence ATGAGTAAATCTACTCAAACGGGTAACGTTGTAAGAGAAGCCATTCAAAATCGTCGTACCGTCAAAAAGTTTAAAAAAGAAGCTGTTCCCACACAGCAGATTATTGATTTGTTAGATACAGCCGTATGGGCACCCAATCATAAATTGCGTGAGCCGTGGCGGTTTTTATTGTTTAGCGGAAATGGACTGAACAAGCTCGCAGACGCTATTGATGCAGAGATGGGAGAGGATAACAAGTTCTCTGCCAATATCAAACAGGTCCCTTCCGTCATGCTTGTCGTTATGGAAGAAGATCCGCGCCAGAATATTTGGGATGAAGATTTTGCTGCAGTGAGTGCATTGGTACAGAACTTCCTACTCGCTGCATGGAGTGAAGACATCGGAACGTTCTGGGTAACCAAGCCTTTCCTGTATGGACCCAAATTCCGGAAGTCCCTTGGCATTCAGGCTGGAGAAAAAATTATCGGAATGGTTTACATGGGGTATCCGGAGGTTATTCCTTCTGCCAAAGAACGTACACCAGCCAAGGACAAGCTGACTATATTTGAATAA